A genomic stretch from Calditrichota bacterium includes:
- a CDS encoding carboxypeptidase-like regulatory domain-containing protein → MRTHTKVIFFIFLFIFVRQNDSGTGQRLLKAATGSKIQGNVVDAETGAPLSDVNVFLANTTIGTASDLSGNFVIYRVPQGAYTLIISRIGYEIFAKEIEISYEKNLTINVRLSPKTISGEEVVVKGEKLKNWEKNYKKFLKLFMGESGNAKKTEILNPYVLNFSADPAYGKFYAFSDSSLRIRNNALGYEMRIVFHRFELDQDRLIYGIYSHYQEMKPVDSLEKIQWQRRRRETFLGSFKHFLISLVKNRVKEEGFELYQIMSLDRVGASRKIDLKKEKLIQPDVRDGIYLLQFDLYLGVRYTSKSKWNPQVTESVLYLNAPYAKIDSLGNILNGYAITIRGDWTKRRIPDLLPLDYRFDESYEIKN, encoded by the coding sequence ATGAGAACTCACACGAAAGTGATTTTCTTTATTTTTCTTTTCATTTTTGTCCGTCAAAACGATTCCGGAACAGGACAGCGTCTCCTCAAAGCCGCTACTGGCAGCAAAATTCAGGGCAATGTCGTTGATGCAGAAACCGGAGCTCCGCTTTCGGATGTAAATGTTTTTCTGGCAAACACTACCATTGGTACGGCGAGCGATTTAAGCGGCAATTTTGTCATTTATCGAGTTCCGCAAGGCGCCTACACTCTAATTATCAGCAGAATTGGTTACGAGATTTTTGCAAAGGAAATAGAAATATCGTACGAAAAAAATCTGACGATCAATGTTCGTCTCAGTCCGAAAACAATCAGCGGCGAAGAGGTCGTTGTCAAGGGAGAGAAGCTCAAAAACTGGGAGAAAAATTACAAAAAATTTCTTAAACTATTCATGGGCGAATCGGGAAATGCAAAAAAGACAGAGATTTTGAATCCTTACGTTTTAAATTTTTCCGCAGACCCGGCCTATGGAAAATTTTATGCCTTCTCCGATAGCAGCCTGCGCATCAGAAACAACGCGCTCGGGTACGAAATGCGAATTGTTTTCCACCGATTTGAACTTGACCAAGATCGGCTGATTTATGGTATTTATTCTCATTATCAAGAGATGAAGCCCGTAGATTCGCTGGAAAAAATCCAGTGGCAACGAAGAAGGCGGGAAACTTTTTTAGGGTCATTCAAACATTTTTTGATTTCGTTGGTGAAAAATCGCGTCAAGGAAGAAGGATTTGAGCTTTATCAAATTATGTCTCTGGACCGGGTCGGCGCGTCAAGGAAGATTGATCTAAAAAAAGAAAAGCTGATCCAGCCGGACGTTAGAGACGGAATTTACTTATTGCAATTCGATTTGTATCTGGGCGTTCGCTACACCAGCAAAAGCAAATGGAATCCGCAGGTGACGGAATCGGTTTTGTATTTAAACGCGCCTTACGCGAAAATTGATTCGTTGGGAAACATTCTCAACGGCTACGCCATCACCATCCGCGGCGATTGGACAAAAAGGCGCATTCCGGACTTGTTGCCGTTGGATTACAGATTCGATGAGAGTTACGAGATAAAAAATTAA
- a CDS encoding HaeII family restriction endonuclease yields the protein MARAAGYCFAILKIHLEKFACKIYRDTRTSAHDSGVDLSTNFGVVYQIKKMKIKNTKAADHVYSELKSNFDRERVQQGNVIVIIDDISEEAKNYLVNMRIQSIKKREIIQLAEQMTEVEERMEILRIIFEEFEREYGSDLF from the coding sequence TTGGCTAGGGCTGCGGGGTATTGTTTTGCAATTCTGAAAATTCATCTGGAAAAATTCGCCTGCAAAATTTATCGCGATACACGCACTTCTGCTCATGATTCCGGCGTTGATCTGTCGACAAATTTTGGCGTTGTTTACCAAATCAAAAAGATGAAAATTAAAAATACGAAGGCTGCCGATCATGTTTATTCGGAGTTGAAATCAAACTTTGACCGTGAACGAGTTCAGCAGGGAAACGTGATTGTGATTATTGATGATATTTCCGAAGAAGCGAAAAATTATTTGGTCAATATGAGAATTCAATCGATCAAAAAAAGGGAAATCATTCAGTTAGCGGAGCAAATGACCGAAGTCGAGGAACGAATGGAAATTTTGCGAATTATTTTTGAAGAATTTGAAAGAGAATATGGCAGTGATTTATTTTGA
- a CDS encoding GNAT family N-acetyltransferase translates to MKTFYSQHQINYSSYTFSYSVYAVREPDDRISDIYNQGFLPYTGDLSIERDIFYLARSVRVDLERFKITSENRRVDRIASALAIRVEPIRKENFNGADPNFLSFCSKFASARFHGGKMDPERILYIFKRKMLTHILVFQSIERTYGYVFAGIHENMLHYWYAFFDLAFLQSHSLGKYMMWRTIRWAKDKNLNHVYLGTCYGRRSLYKIRDHKGIEFFDGCRWNQNVDLLKLLCQIDEEQKYPDRDLLKSDEGKLRAIFREALKI, encoded by the coding sequence ATGAAAACTTTCTACTCTCAGCATCAAATTAACTACAGCAGTTACACGTTCAGCTACTCCGTTTACGCGGTACGTGAGCCGGACGACAGAATTTCAGATATTTATAATCAGGGTTTTTTGCCTTACACCGGCGATTTGAGCATTGAGCGGGACATTTTTTATCTGGCGAGGAGCGTGCGCGTTGATCTGGAGCGTTTCAAAATTACGTCGGAAAATCGGCGCGTGGATCGGATCGCGTCGGCGTTGGCGATTCGGGTGGAGCCGATTCGCAAGGAAAATTTCAATGGGGCGGATCCCAATTTTCTCTCGTTTTGCTCGAAATTTGCCAGTGCGCGTTTTCATGGCGGGAAGATGGATCCGGAGCGGATTTTGTACATTTTCAAACGAAAAATGTTGACCCATATCCTGGTTTTTCAGTCTATCGAAAGAACGTACGGCTATGTTTTTGCCGGAATTCATGAAAATATGCTGCATTACTGGTATGCTTTTTTCGATCTGGCGTTTTTGCAATCCCATTCGCTGGGAAAATACATGATGTGGCGCACCATTCGCTGGGCCAAAGACAAAAATTTGAATCATGTTTATCTGGGCACCTGTTACGGAAGACGGTCACTATACAAAATCCGCGACCACAAAGGCATCGAATTTTTCGACGGCTGCCGCTGGAATCAGAATGTGGATTTGTTAAAATTATTGTGCCAGATCGATGAAGAACAAAAGTACCCTGATCGGGATTTGTTGAAATCGGATGAGGGGAAATTGAGAGCAATTTTTCGAGAGGCGCTAAAAATATAA